A region from the Acanthopagrus latus isolate v.2019 chromosome 8, fAcaLat1.1, whole genome shotgun sequence genome encodes:
- the zmp:0000001167 gene encoding protein phosphatase 1 regulatory subunit 12A isoform X6: protein MAATDHSRSEAAKQRRQDQLQRWLGSETDRTGSEARETLSGSGTRRAKVRFAQGAVFMAACSAGDREEVAALLRQGADINHANIDGLTALHQACIDENAEMVQFLVESGSDVNRGDNEGWTPLHAAASCGFIQIAKYLIEHGAHVGAVNSEGELPLDVATEDAMERLLKGEIKKQGIDVDKARKEEERIMLQDALAVQDGGGTLTPHPNTKATALHVAAAKGYIEVLKVLLQCDVDVDSRDIDGWTPLHAGAHWGQEEVCSLLADHMCDMSAVNNVGQTPIDVADENLADTLEELQKKQNALRSEKEKQTPVIENSPQITMVPVRTRRTSISRMSSKEKICLHEREKHPPPALPSSPAEDEEEEGQTGRSQSQSQVKASSSSSSEEESESESDAESEKAKNREIINNLNNKRNATSLLPTSMSTSTAASQVKKQDLSKPPTTEAPGSWRTSLRKAGSSVTLGSAGLSDASQDPSRPPESVLGMTRSASSPRLSSEADTKEPKLARVPPIPTRRLFSIPDSSPDNSNSWLSRSSSYTRRLHSQSGNDLTSSTPSLLHSSSYGKRLDDPTVTSASTGTSSAGLSRLNSVLAQRLPQEQTEKKDQPAVTTSNSRGTTTTGEQETKQRRKSYLTPVRDEEAEAQRKARSRHARQSRRSTQGVTLTDLQEAEKTMKTDNKGREKKEEEEKEKEKEAKEKEAKAKKGEEGEVSWRSRIASLQKSDLLGLTQPTGTPRPQTGSDRRDVEAGTGESETERWARERRERRQARARRKAQRTGESDDNDPSGEEEFSGSGLDPQTVRRSSSRSDISFNDCIQGGGSESKDFKKMFEEVSRENSQLQSQLQDTQRIISQTRLDLEKATQRQERFTDCSAMLELERKKEESKNVSPFL, encoded by the exons ATGGCGGCCACTGACCATTCCCGGTCCGAAGCTGCCAAACAGCGACGGCAGGATCAGCTGCAGCGATGGCTGGGCTCGGAGACGGATCGGacggggtcggaggcccggGAAACTTTGAGCGGTTCCGGGACGCGGCGAGCGAAAGTCCGCTTCGCCCAAGGAGCCGTGTTTATGGCCGCCTGCTCCGCCGGAGACCGGGAGGAGGTGGCAGCGCTGCTCCGGCAGGGAGCTGACATAAACCACGCCAACATAGACGGACTGACAGCGCTTCATCAG GCCTGCATTGATGAAAATGCTGAGATGGTGCAGTTTCTGGTGGAGAGCGGGAGTGACGTCAACAGAGGAGACAACGAGGGCTGGACTCCTCTGCACGCTGCAGCCTCCTGCGGTTTCATCCAGATCGCCAA atacCTGATAGAGCATGGTGCCCACGTCGGAGCGGTGAACAGCGAAGGAGAGCTTCCCCTGGATGTGGCCACAGAAGACGCCATGGAGAGACTTCTCAAAGGCGAAATCAAAAAACAAG GAATAGACGTGGACAAGGccagaaaggaggaggagaggatcaTGCTCCAGGACGCCTTGGCCGTGCAGGACGGGGGCGGCACTCTCACACCTCATCCAAACACCAAGGCCACCGCTCTGCACGTTGCCGCTGCCAAAGGCTACATCGAAGTCCTGAA AGTGCTGTTGCAGTGTGACGTCGATGTGGACAGCCGGGATATTGACGGCTGGACTCCCCTGCATGCAGGAGCCCACTGGGGGCAGGAGGAGGTGTGCAGTCTGCTTGCTGACCACATGTGCGATATGAGTGCCGTCAACAATGTG GGCCAAACACCTATAGATGTTGCCGATGAGAACCTTGCCGACACTCTGGAGGAGCTACAGAAGAAACAGAACGCT TTACGCAgtgagaaggagaaacagactCCTGTTATTGAGAACAGCCCGCAAATCACCATGGTACCAGTCCGCACGCGCAG GACTTCTATCTCTCGTATGAGCAGTAAGGAGAAGATCTGCCTCCACGAGCGCGAGAAGCATCCGCCCCCAGCCCTGCCTAGCAGCCCGgccgaggatgaggaggaggaaggccaGACGGGACGGAGCCAGTCTCAGAGCCAGGTGAAGgcatccagcagctccagctcagaggaggagagcgagtCGGAGAGTGATGCAGAATCGG AGAAAGCCAAGAACCGAGAGATCATAAACAACTTGAACAACAAACGCAACGCCACCAGCCTGCTTCCTACCTCCATGTCAACGAGTACTGCTGCAAGCCAagtaaaaaag CAGGACCTAAGCAAGCCCCCAACCACCGAGGCCCCGGGCTCCTGGAGGACGTCTCTTAGGAAGGCCGGCAGCTCGGTTACTCTGGGCTCAGCTGGACTGTCTGACGCCAGCCAGGACCCCAGCAGACCTCCAGAGAGTGTCCTGGGCATGACCCGCTCTGCCTCCAGCCCCCGTCTGAGCTCCGAGGCCGACACCAAG GAGCCGAAGCTCGCCCGGGTACCGCCCATCCCTACACGGAGACTCTTCAGTATTCCAGACAGCAGCCCTGACAACTCCAACAG tTGGCTAAGCCGTAGCTCCTCTTACACCCGGCGCCTTCATAGTCAATCAGGGAATGATCTCACTAGTTCCACCCCCTCTTTGCTTCACAG CTCATCTTATGGAAAGAGACTGGATGACCCCACTGTGACCTCAGCTAGCACAGGAACAAGCTCTGCCGGACTCAGCCGCCTTAATAGTGTCTTGGCCCAGAG ACTCCCTcaggaacagacagaaaagaaggaTCAGCCTGCCGTCACCACCTCCAACTCTCGAGGCACCACGACCACAGGCGAACAGGAGACCAAGCAGAGGCGCAA GTCATATCTGACACCAGTGCGGGATGAAGAGGCAGAGGCACAGAGGAAGGCTCGCTCCCGACACGCTCGGCAGTCCCGCCGCTCCACTCAG GGAGTGACGCTAACAGATCTGCAGGAGGCGGAGAAGACAATGAAGACGGACaacaaagggagagaaaagaaggaggaggaggagaaggagaaagagaaggaagcGAAAGAGAAAGAAGCAAAAGCGAagaagggagaggaaggg GAAGTGAGCTGGAGGTCTCGTATTGCCAGTCTGCAGAAGTCTGACCTGCTGGGCCTCACACAGCCCACTGGCACTCCAAGGCCTCAGACTGGATCTGACAGGAGAG ATGTTGAGGCCGGCACAGGGGAGAGTGAGACTGAGCGATGGGCCAGGGAGCgcagggagaggagacaagCTCGGGCCAGGAGGAAGGCACAGAGGACCGGGGAG AGTGATGACAATGATcccagtggagaggaagagttCTCAGGCAGTGGGCTGGATCCAcag ACAGTCAGACGTTCGAGTTCCAG gtCGGACATCTCCTTTAATGACTGCATCCAGGGAGGGGGCTCCGAGAGCAAGGATTTTAAGAAG ATGTTCGAGGAGGTCTCCAGAGAAAACAGTCAGCTCCAGTCTCAGCTGCAGGACACCCAGAGAATTATCAGTCAGACCAGGCTGGACTTGGAAAAGGCCACACAG AGACAGGAGCGCTTCACTGACTGTTCGGCcatgctggagctggagagaaag AAAGAAGAGAGCAAGAATGTGAGTCCATTTCTCTAA
- the zmp:0000001167 gene encoding protein phosphatase 1 regulatory subunit 12A isoform X2 produces MAATDHSRSEAAKQRRQDQLQRWLGSETDRTGSEARETLSGSGTRRAKVRFAQGAVFMAACSAGDREEVAALLRQGADINHANIDGLTALHQACIDENAEMVQFLVESGSDVNRGDNEGWTPLHAAASCGFIQIAKYLIEHGAHVGAVNSEGELPLDVATEDAMERLLKGEIKKQGIDVDKARKEEERIMLQDALAVQDGGGTLTPHPNTKATALHVAAAKGYIEVLKVLLQCDVDVDSRDIDGWTPLHAGAHWGQEEVCSLLADHMCDMSAVNNVGQTPIDVADENLADTLEELQKKQNALRSEKEKQTPVIENSPQITMVPVRTRRTSISRMSSKEKICLHEREKHPPPALPSSPAEDEEEEGQTGRSQSQSQVKASSSSSSEEESESESDAESEKAKNREIINNLNNKRNATSLLPTSMSTSTAASQVKKDLSKPPTTEAPGSWRTSLRKAGSSVTLGSAGLSDASQDPSRPPESVLGMTRSASSPRLSSEADTKEPKLARVPPIPTRRLFSIPDSSPDNSNSWLSRSSSYTRRLHSQSGNDLTSSTPSLLHSSSYGKRLDDPTVTSASTGTSSAGLSRLNSVLAQRLPQEQTEKKDQPAVTTSNSRGTTTTGEQETKQRRKSYLTPVRDEEAEAQRKARSRHARQSRRSTQGVTLTDLQEAEKTMKTDNKGREKKEEEEKEKEKEAKEKEAKAKKGEEGEVSWRSRIASLQKSDLLGLTQPTGTPRPQTGSDRRDVEAGTGESETERWARERRERRQARARRKAQRTGESDDNDPSGEEEFSGSGLDPQTVRRSSSRSDISFNDCIQGGGSESKDFKKMFEEVSRENSQLQSQLQDTQRIISQTRLDLEKATQRQERFTDCSAMLELERKDRRMLELRMAELEEELKVLVDLRADNQRLKDENGALIRVISKLSK; encoded by the exons ATGGCGGCCACTGACCATTCCCGGTCCGAAGCTGCCAAACAGCGACGGCAGGATCAGCTGCAGCGATGGCTGGGCTCGGAGACGGATCGGacggggtcggaggcccggGAAACTTTGAGCGGTTCCGGGACGCGGCGAGCGAAAGTCCGCTTCGCCCAAGGAGCCGTGTTTATGGCCGCCTGCTCCGCCGGAGACCGGGAGGAGGTGGCAGCGCTGCTCCGGCAGGGAGCTGACATAAACCACGCCAACATAGACGGACTGACAGCGCTTCATCAG GCCTGCATTGATGAAAATGCTGAGATGGTGCAGTTTCTGGTGGAGAGCGGGAGTGACGTCAACAGAGGAGACAACGAGGGCTGGACTCCTCTGCACGCTGCAGCCTCCTGCGGTTTCATCCAGATCGCCAA atacCTGATAGAGCATGGTGCCCACGTCGGAGCGGTGAACAGCGAAGGAGAGCTTCCCCTGGATGTGGCCACAGAAGACGCCATGGAGAGACTTCTCAAAGGCGAAATCAAAAAACAAG GAATAGACGTGGACAAGGccagaaaggaggaggagaggatcaTGCTCCAGGACGCCTTGGCCGTGCAGGACGGGGGCGGCACTCTCACACCTCATCCAAACACCAAGGCCACCGCTCTGCACGTTGCCGCTGCCAAAGGCTACATCGAAGTCCTGAA AGTGCTGTTGCAGTGTGACGTCGATGTGGACAGCCGGGATATTGACGGCTGGACTCCCCTGCATGCAGGAGCCCACTGGGGGCAGGAGGAGGTGTGCAGTCTGCTTGCTGACCACATGTGCGATATGAGTGCCGTCAACAATGTG GGCCAAACACCTATAGATGTTGCCGATGAGAACCTTGCCGACACTCTGGAGGAGCTACAGAAGAAACAGAACGCT TTACGCAgtgagaaggagaaacagactCCTGTTATTGAGAACAGCCCGCAAATCACCATGGTACCAGTCCGCACGCGCAG GACTTCTATCTCTCGTATGAGCAGTAAGGAGAAGATCTGCCTCCACGAGCGCGAGAAGCATCCGCCCCCAGCCCTGCCTAGCAGCCCGgccgaggatgaggaggaggaaggccaGACGGGACGGAGCCAGTCTCAGAGCCAGGTGAAGgcatccagcagctccagctcagaggaggagagcgagtCGGAGAGTGATGCAGAATCGG AGAAAGCCAAGAACCGAGAGATCATAAACAACTTGAACAACAAACGCAACGCCACCAGCCTGCTTCCTACCTCCATGTCAACGAGTACTGCTGCAAGCCAagtaaaaaag GACCTAAGCAAGCCCCCAACCACCGAGGCCCCGGGCTCCTGGAGGACGTCTCTTAGGAAGGCCGGCAGCTCGGTTACTCTGGGCTCAGCTGGACTGTCTGACGCCAGCCAGGACCCCAGCAGACCTCCAGAGAGTGTCCTGGGCATGACCCGCTCTGCCTCCAGCCCCCGTCTGAGCTCCGAGGCCGACACCAAG GAGCCGAAGCTCGCCCGGGTACCGCCCATCCCTACACGGAGACTCTTCAGTATTCCAGACAGCAGCCCTGACAACTCCAACAG tTGGCTAAGCCGTAGCTCCTCTTACACCCGGCGCCTTCATAGTCAATCAGGGAATGATCTCACTAGTTCCACCCCCTCTTTGCTTCACAG CTCATCTTATGGAAAGAGACTGGATGACCCCACTGTGACCTCAGCTAGCACAGGAACAAGCTCTGCCGGACTCAGCCGCCTTAATAGTGTCTTGGCCCAGAG ACTCCCTcaggaacagacagaaaagaaggaTCAGCCTGCCGTCACCACCTCCAACTCTCGAGGCACCACGACCACAGGCGAACAGGAGACCAAGCAGAGGCGCAA GTCATATCTGACACCAGTGCGGGATGAAGAGGCAGAGGCACAGAGGAAGGCTCGCTCCCGACACGCTCGGCAGTCCCGCCGCTCCACTCAG GGAGTGACGCTAACAGATCTGCAGGAGGCGGAGAAGACAATGAAGACGGACaacaaagggagagaaaagaaggaggaggaggagaaggagaaagagaaggaagcGAAAGAGAAAGAAGCAAAAGCGAagaagggagaggaaggg GAAGTGAGCTGGAGGTCTCGTATTGCCAGTCTGCAGAAGTCTGACCTGCTGGGCCTCACACAGCCCACTGGCACTCCAAGGCCTCAGACTGGATCTGACAGGAGAG ATGTTGAGGCCGGCACAGGGGAGAGTGAGACTGAGCGATGGGCCAGGGAGCgcagggagaggagacaagCTCGGGCCAGGAGGAAGGCACAGAGGACCGGGGAG AGTGATGACAATGATcccagtggagaggaagagttCTCAGGCAGTGGGCTGGATCCAcag ACAGTCAGACGTTCGAGTTCCAG gtCGGACATCTCCTTTAATGACTGCATCCAGGGAGGGGGCTCCGAGAGCAAGGATTTTAAGAAG ATGTTCGAGGAGGTCTCCAGAGAAAACAGTCAGCTCCAGTCTCAGCTGCAGGACACCCAGAGAATTATCAGTCAGACCAGGCTGGACTTGGAAAAGGCCACACAG AGACAGGAGCGCTTCACTGACTGTTCGGCcatgctggagctggagagaaag GACCGGAGGATGTTGGAGCTGAGAAtggcagagctggaggaggagctaaAG GTTCTGGTTGACCTGAGAGCGGACAACCAGCGTCTTAAAGATGAAAATGGAGCACTGATCCGTGTCATCAGCAAACTCTCCAAATAG